The genome window CGACAAATCCGGTGCGATGCGGGACATGGTGCAAAACCACCTGATGCAGCTGTTGTGCCTGATCGCGATGGAGCCGCCCGCGCGTTTCGACCCCGATGCGGTGCGCGATGAAAAACTCAAGGTGATCCGTGCGCTTGACCCGGTGTTGCCACATCACCTTGTACGTGGCCAGTATGAGGCCGAGGCAGGGAATGAAGAAAAGGCTCCAAGCTACCGTAATGCTGTGGAAAATCCGCGTTCGCGCACCGAAAGCTTTGTGGCGCTAAAGGCCCATATCAGCAACTGGCGCTGGCATGGCACCCCGTTCTACCTGCGCACCGGCAAACGCATGGTGGCCCGATCGAGCGAAATCACCGTGGTGTTCAAAGACACGCCGCATTCGATCTTTGCCGAGGACGCGGGCCGGCACCGCAATGTGCTGTCAATCCGGCTTCAACCCAATGAAGGCATCACCCTTGGCGTGACGATCAAGGAACCGGGGCCGGGGGGAATGCGTCTTGTCGATGTGCCGCTTGATATGACATTCGCCGAAGCGCTCGGCCCCGATGGCGGCGATCAGGTGGATGCATATGAGCGGCTGATTATGGACGTGATCCGGGGCAACCAGACATTGTTCATGCGCGACGATGAGGTCGAGGCCGCTTGGGCCTGGACCGATCCGATCATCCAAGGCTGGGAGGCGCGCAATGATGTGCCAAAGCCCTATGACAGCGGCTCTGCCGGGCCCACGGATGCAGGTGAAATGATGCGGCGCGATGGCCGTGAATGGCGAAAGGTATCCCCATGAACATCATCGAATATGCAGACCGCGAAATGCTGGTCATGAATGTCGCCAACAAACTGGCGGGCAAGCTGAAATCGGCGCTTTCGGGTAATGATCGCGTATCATTTGCCGTGCCGGGAGGGTCTACCCCCGGTCCGATTTTCGAAATGCTCAGCGCGACCGATCTTGATTGGGATCGCGTGGATGTCATGCTGACCGATGAGCGATGGGTGGATGGAAACGATCCCCTGTCCAACGCACGGCTGGTACGGGAGCACCTTCTGAACGACCGCGCTGCTAATGCGCAGTTCATCCCATTTTTCCGCGCAGGATTGTCGCCGGGCGAGGGGGCCGAGACTGTAGCACCCAGTTTGGCGCGCCATATGCCGATTTCGGTGCTGCTGTTGGGCATGGGCGACGACATGCATACCGCCTCGCTCTTTCCCGGAGACCCAAGCTTGAACAATGCGCTCGCGTCTGACGCGCCGCTGTTGTGTCCGGTTTACCCCGAGGGCCAGCCAACGGCGCGGGTGACACTTCCGGCCCATGTGCTGGATGGGGCGTTAAACAAACATTTGGTGATTTTCGGCGACGAAAAACGCGCAGCACTTGAACGCTCGGAGAAACTCTCACCCGAAGATGCGCCCATCGCGGCGGTACTCGATGAAATAGAAGTCTACTGGGCAGCATGATGGACATTTGGCAAGACTTGCAAGAACAGCAACATGCAACGGCAGATCGCAAGATCACATCGCTGTTTGAAGACCCCAAACGGGCCGAAGAATTTTCTTTGCGGACGCAGCACATGCTGTTCGATTACGCCAAGACGAATATTGACGCTGAGGCGCGCGCGGCCCTGCTGCGGTTGATCGACGCTGTTAAGGTGACCCACCGCCGTGATGCAATGTTTGCAGGCGAGCCGATTAACGAAACCGAAGGCCGCGCGGTGCTCCATACCGCCCTGCGCAATCTTGATGGCGGGCCG of Sulfitobacter sp. DSM 110093 contains these proteins:
- the pgl gene encoding 6-phosphogluconolactonase, with amino-acid sequence MNIIEYADREMLVMNVANKLAGKLKSALSGNDRVSFAVPGGSTPGPIFEMLSATDLDWDRVDVMLTDERWVDGNDPLSNARLVREHLLNDRAANAQFIPFFRAGLSPGEGAETVAPSLARHMPISVLLLGMGDDMHTASLFPGDPSLNNALASDAPLLCPVYPEGQPTARVTLPAHVLDGALNKHLVIFGDEKRAALERSEKLSPEDAPIAAVLDEIEVYWAA
- the zwf gene encoding glucose-6-phosphate dehydrogenase — encoded protein: MVSRVIPVDPFDLVIFGGTGDLARRKILPGLYRRYCAGQMPEEARIIGAARTEMDSAGYREMVSEAISEFGGKDACDNLDAFLAKLDYVAIDARGETGWAELQQMMAGKDRIEVYYFSVAPGLFGDLAERLQQWGMAGEDSRIVVEKPFGRDLASARALNATLATYFKEQQIYRIDHYLGKETVQNLMAVRFGNMLFEPLWNRQYVDHIQITVAETVGVGGRGEYYDKSGAMRDMVQNHLMQLLCLIAMEPPARFDPDAVRDEKLKVIRALDPVLPHHLVRGQYEAEAGNEEKAPSYRNAVENPRSRTESFVALKAHISNWRWHGTPFYLRTGKRMVARSSEITVVFKDTPHSIFAEDAGRHRNVLSIRLQPNEGITLGVTIKEPGPGGMRLVDVPLDMTFAEALGPDGGDQVDAYERLIMDVIRGNQTLFMRDDEVEAAWAWTDPIIQGWEARNDVPKPYDSGSAGPTDAGEMMRRDGREWRKVSP